Proteins encoded within one genomic window of Saccharopolyspora pogona:
- a CDS encoding group II intron reverse transcriptase/maturase, giving the protein MILAIGGSAIRATRMIICLGFTGPKVEAEKIKDQLETFLRDELNLELSADKTLITHARTRAARYLGYEIITQHNDTRITGGRRTANGQIALRVPLDVITTKCAPYLRHGKPWHRSPMQNLDDYDIVKTYGNEYRGIVQYYLLAIDVWRLSRLRWVAETSMLKTLAAKHNSTVSKMAARYKAKISTLRGLRTCFEARVEREGKQPLVARFGGMPLARNRDAKLDDRVPTPVPYPRKELVARLLKRRCELCGDPGKVLVHQVRKLAQLEQPGPDQPAWAALMTRMRRKTLVVCRPCHEAIHHGHLAANAA; this is encoded by the coding sequence ATGATCCTGGCTATCGGCGGCTCCGCTATTCGCGCTACGCGGATGATCATCTGCTTGGGTTTCACCGGACCAAAGGTCGAAGCCGAGAAGATCAAAGATCAGCTGGAGACGTTCCTGCGCGACGAACTCAACCTGGAACTGTCCGCCGACAAGACGCTGATCACGCACGCCCGAACCCGGGCAGCGCGATACCTCGGCTACGAGATCATCACCCAGCACAACGACACCCGCATCACCGGTGGCCGGCGAACAGCCAACGGGCAGATCGCGCTGCGGGTGCCGCTGGATGTGATCACGACCAAATGTGCCCCCTACCTGCGACACGGTAAACCGTGGCACCGCAGCCCCATGCAGAATCTCGACGACTACGACATCGTCAAGACTTATGGGAACGAATACCGGGGCATCGTCCAGTACTACCTGCTCGCCATCGATGTCTGGCGGCTCTCCCGGCTCCGCTGGGTCGCCGAAACATCGATGCTGAAAACGCTGGCAGCAAAGCACAACTCGACGGTGAGCAAGATGGCGGCCCGCTACAAGGCCAAGATCTCCACACTGCGGGGGTTACGCACCTGCTTTGAAGCTCGCGTCGAACGCGAGGGCAAGCAGCCACTGGTCGCACGGTTCGGCGGGATGCCCCTTGCACGGAACAGGGACGCAAAGCTAGACGATCGCGTTCCCACACCGGTTCCCTACCCTCGAAAGGAGCTGGTCGCCCGGCTCCTGAAACGGCGGTGTGAGCTGTGTGGGGATCCGGGCAAGGTGCTCGTGCACCAAGTCCGCAAACTCGCACAACTCGAACAACCCGGACCAGACCAACCCGCCTGGGCGGCACTCATGACCAGGATGCGGCGCAAGACCCTCGTGGTCTGCCGCC